The proteins below are encoded in one region of Asticcacaulis excentricus CB 48:
- the lpdA gene encoding dihydrolipoyl dehydrogenase: MSQDQSFDVVIIGGGPGGYNAAIRAGQLGLKTAIVESRGVLGGTCLNVGCMPSKALLHASELFEAAQHEFKTIGIEVPAPTLNLVQMMKAKQDSVTALTKGIEFLMKKNKVTYFVGFGKIEGQGKVSVTAQDGSVQQLTTKNIVIATGSEPTPLPGVSVDQKQIVDSTGALSLPAVPKHLVVVGAGIIGLELGSVWRRLGAKVTVVEFLDRITPGMDTEVATGFQKILSKQGFTFKLGTKVTAAKTGANGVTLSLEAAKGGNPETLEADVVLVAIGRRPFTQGLGLESVGITTDQRGFIPTNHFKTAAPGVWAIGDVITGPMLAHKAEEDAVAAIELIAGKAGHVDYDLVPSVVYTFPEVAWVGKTEDQLKAAGVQYKVGKFPFMANSRAKINHETDGFVKFLADAKTDRVYGVHIMGPQAGEMIGEACVLMAFGGASEDLARICHPHPTRSEAVRQAAMGVEGWTMQA, translated from the coding sequence ATGTCTCAGGACCAAAGCTTCGACGTCGTCATCATTGGGGGCGGCCCCGGCGGCTACAATGCCGCTATCCGCGCCGGTCAACTGGGTCTTAAGACCGCCATCGTTGAATCGCGCGGCGTTCTAGGCGGGACCTGCCTGAACGTCGGCTGTATGCCCTCTAAGGCTTTGCTGCACGCTTCTGAACTCTTCGAAGCCGCTCAGCACGAATTCAAGACCATAGGTATCGAAGTCCCTGCGCCGACGCTCAACCTCGTTCAGATGATGAAGGCAAAGCAGGACAGCGTGACCGCCCTGACCAAGGGCATCGAATTCCTGATGAAGAAGAACAAGGTCACCTACTTCGTCGGCTTCGGCAAGATCGAAGGTCAGGGCAAGGTGTCGGTCACGGCGCAGGACGGTTCAGTCCAGCAGCTGACGACCAAAAACATCGTCATCGCCACGGGCTCTGAGCCGACTCCGCTGCCGGGTGTTAGCGTTGATCAAAAGCAGATTGTAGACTCGACCGGTGCACTGTCGCTGCCGGCAGTGCCGAAGCACCTCGTCGTTGTAGGTGCAGGCATAATCGGCCTCGAACTCGGTTCGGTGTGGCGTCGCCTCGGTGCCAAGGTGACGGTGGTGGAATTCCTCGACCGCATCACGCCGGGCATGGATACCGAAGTCGCCACCGGCTTCCAGAAAATTCTTAGCAAGCAGGGCTTTACCTTCAAGCTGGGCACCAAGGTCACCGCCGCCAAGACGGGCGCGAACGGCGTCACCCTGTCGCTGGAAGCCGCCAAGGGGGGTAATCCTGAAACCCTCGAAGCCGATGTGGTGCTGGTCGCCATTGGTCGCCGTCCGTTCACGCAGGGCCTGGGCCTCGAAAGCGTGGGCATCACTACCGACCAGCGCGGCTTCATCCCGACCAACCATTTCAAGACTGCGGCACCGGGCGTATGGGCTATCGGTGACGTGATCACCGGCCCGATGCTGGCGCACAAGGCCGAAGAAGACGCTGTGGCGGCCATCGAGCTGATCGCCGGTAAGGCCGGTCACGTCGATTACGATCTGGTCCCCTCGGTCGTCTATACTTTCCCGGAAGTGGCCTGGGTCGGCAAAACCGAAGATCAGCTCAAGGCGGCCGGGGTGCAGTACAAGGTCGGCAAGTTCCCGTTCATGGCCAACAGCCGCGCCAAGATCAATCATGAGACCGATGGTTTCGTGAAGTTCCTGGCGGATGCCAAGACCGACCGCGTCTATGGCGTGCACATCATGGGTCCGCAAGCTGGTGAAATGATTGGCGAAGCCTGTGTATTGATGGCTTTCGGTGGCGCTTCGGAAGACCTCGCGCGCATCTGTCACCCGCACCCGACCCGTTCGGAAGCGGTGCGTCAGGCGGCGATGGGCGTCGAAGGCTGGACGATGCAGGCGTAA
- a CDS encoding patatin-like phospholipase family protein: MLKRLVLIVMAFSLSGCLTLQRTETEYPRAADYQPVGFRNVRFSATDPNIPARLEADARKDMQLNGMQRFDVLALSGGGADGAFGAGVLAGWSKRGDRPQFRMVTGVSTGALIAPFAYLGPAYDEKLKDAYTSGVADSLTKSRGLLSLFTPGVLDSKALYALVSTYVDETMVRDIAREHLKGRRLLVGTTNLDAQTGVLWDLGEISAIAARDGSAGKMREAIDLIRQVLVASSSVPAAFAPVMITVEPVSGGHGVPTGPRPFQEMHVDGGVTLPFFILPESMMNWTVPKGLISGGHIYVIINGKITPQPDITPYNALEIMGRSLDTLTKAQARGTLISLYAFAQRSQMEVSEVSLPDEFIEGGLLAFEKDSMRRVFYYGYQLGASEKLWKSDAPAN, encoded by the coding sequence ATGCTGAAACGTCTTGTCCTGATCGTTATGGCCTTTAGCCTGAGCGGCTGTCTGACGCTCCAGCGCACCGAGACGGAGTACCCGCGCGCCGCGGACTATCAGCCGGTGGGGTTTCGCAATGTGCGCTTTTCGGCTACCGATCCCAATATTCCCGCTCGTCTCGAAGCCGATGCCCGCAAGGACATGCAACTGAATGGGATGCAGCGCTTCGACGTGCTGGCCCTGTCCGGCGGCGGCGCAGACGGTGCCTTCGGGGCCGGAGTTCTGGCCGGATGGAGCAAGCGCGGCGACCGCCCGCAGTTTCGCATGGTCACCGGGGTTTCAACGGGGGCTCTGATCGCGCCCTTCGCCTATCTGGGTCCCGCCTATGACGAGAAGCTGAAAGACGCTTATACCAGCGGCGTGGCCGACAGTCTGACCAAATCGCGTGGCCTGTTGTCGCTGTTCACGCCGGGCGTGCTGGATTCCAAAGCCCTGTACGCGCTGGTCAGCACCTATGTAGATGAGACTATGGTGCGCGATATTGCCCGCGAACACCTCAAAGGGCGGCGCTTGCTGGTCGGCACGACCAATCTAGATGCCCAAACGGGCGTGCTGTGGGATCTGGGGGAAATCTCGGCCATTGCCGCTCGCGACGGCTCAGCCGGCAAGATGCGCGAGGCCATCGACCTGATCCGTCAGGTGCTGGTCGCCTCGTCTTCGGTACCGGCCGCCTTCGCACCGGTGATGATCACGGTCGAACCGGTGTCAGGCGGGCACGGCGTGCCCACCGGTCCGCGCCCGTTTCAGGAAATGCACGTCGATGGCGGCGTGACCTTGCCCTTCTTTATCCTGCCCGAGTCGATGATGAACTGGACCGTACCCAAAGGTCTGATCAGCGGCGGCCACATCTACGTCATCATTAATGGCAAGATTACGCCGCAGCCCGACATCACTCCTTACAACGCGCTGGAAATCATGGGCCGCTCGCTCGACACCCTGACCAAGGCGCAGGCGCGCGGCACCCTGATCAGCCTCTATGCCTTCGCCCAACGCAGCCAGATGGAGGTGTCCGAAGTGTCCCTGCCGGACGAGTTTATCGAAGGGGGACTTCTGGCCTTTGAAAAGGACTCTATGCGCCGCGTCTTCTATTACGGCTATCAGTTGGGGGCGTCGGAGAAGCTGTGGAAGTCAGACGCACCAGCGAATTGA
- a CDS encoding UDP-glucuronic acid decarboxylase family protein: MKRILVAGGAGFLGSHLCERLIARGDEVLCVDNIHTGQKRNIHHLTDLKRFEFIRHDVTFPLYLEVDEIYNLACPASPIHYQMDPVQTTKTSVIGAINLLGLAKRTRAKILQASTSEVYGDPEVHPQAESYFGRVNPAGPRACYDEGKRCAETLFFDYQRQHGVDVRVMRIFNTYGPRMHPNDGRVVSNFIVQALRGEPLTLYGTGEQTRSFCFVDDLISAMISFMDIKGTVTEPVNFGNPQEFSMRELAQEVKRLTGSDSQVVMLPAPVDDPGRRRPDIKRATALTGWEPTTPLSQGLEKTIRFFRQILSMPSHETALPEFFEEAAS; encoded by the coding sequence ATGAAACGCATTCTCGTAGCCGGCGGCGCCGGATTTCTTGGCTCCCACCTTTGCGAACGCCTCATTGCACGTGGCGACGAAGTGCTATGCGTTGACAACATACACACCGGACAAAAGCGCAACATTCACCACCTTACGGACCTCAAGCGGTTCGAGTTCATACGCCATGACGTGACGTTTCCGCTATATCTGGAGGTAGATGAAATCTATAACTTGGCCTGTCCAGCGTCTCCCATCCATTATCAAATGGATCCCGTGCAGACGACCAAGACTTCGGTCATCGGCGCCATCAACCTGCTGGGCCTGGCAAAGCGCACCCGCGCCAAAATCCTACAGGCATCGACCAGCGAAGTTTATGGTGATCCCGAGGTCCATCCACAAGCAGAGTCCTATTTCGGGCGTGTCAATCCTGCCGGTCCACGCGCATGTTACGACGAAGGCAAGCGATGCGCGGAGACCCTATTTTTTGACTATCAACGTCAGCATGGAGTGGATGTCCGCGTTATGCGGATTTTCAATACCTATGGCCCCCGCATGCACCCGAACGATGGGCGAGTTGTATCGAATTTTATTGTGCAGGCCCTGAGAGGGGAGCCCCTGACCCTCTATGGCACGGGCGAACAAACCCGCAGCTTTTGCTTTGTCGACGACTTAATCAGCGCCATGATTTCATTCATGGACATCAAAGGCACCGTCACTGAGCCTGTGAACTTCGGCAATCCGCAGGAGTTTTCCATGCGTGAGCTCGCACAAGAGGTAAAACGACTTACGGGTTCAGACAGCCAGGTTGTTATGCTGCCTGCACCAGTGGATGACCCTGGTCGACGCCGGCCCGATATCAAAAGGGCCACCGCTCTTACAGGTTGGGAGCCCACAACGCCTTTGTCGCAGGGTCTTGAAAAAACCATTCGGTTCTTCCGACAGATCCTATCTATGCCTTCACATGAAACGGCCTTGCCGGAGTTTTTCGAGGAAGCAGCCAGCTGA
- the odhB gene encoding 2-oxoglutarate dehydrogenase complex dihydrolipoyllysine-residue succinyltransferase, with the protein MADILTPVLGESVSEATIAKWTKKPGDAVKKDEILVELETDKVSLEVAAPADGTLTEILAGEGDTVTPGAVLGRIGAAGAAVASAPAAAPAATPAPAATPAAAPAAAGGALLDVKTPVMGESVAEGAISRWAKKVGEVVKKDEILVEIETDKVAVEVASPADGVIAEIVAADGATVTPGQVIARIAAGASAGSVAAAPAAAPAPVAAPASAPQKASEHLSPAVQRIVSETGLSTAGIAGTGKDGRITKGDALAALSTPSAVAVAPVAAAPSAPVAPREVGPREERVKMTRLRQTIARRLKESQNTAAQLTTFNEVDMSTVMSLRNAYKDVFEKRHGVKLGFMSFFAKAVVAALKDIPALNAEIEGTDIIYKNHYDLGVAVGTEKGLVVPVLRNVDDLSLAGIEKGIAALGKQARDGTLSLDQLQGGTFTITNGGIYGSLMSTPILNMPQVGILGMHAIKERPMVVNGQIVARPMMYLALSYDHRIVDGKEAVTFLVRVKEGLEDPQRFVLDV; encoded by the coding sequence ATGGCCGACATCCTTACCCCCGTCCTCGGCGAGTCCGTTTCCGAGGCCACCATTGCCAAGTGGACCAAGAAGCCCGGCGACGCCGTGAAGAAGGACGAAATCCTCGTCGAGTTGGAAACCGATAAGGTCTCGCTCGAAGTGGCCGCCCCCGCTGACGGCACCCTGACCGAAATACTCGCCGGTGAAGGCGATACCGTCACCCCCGGTGCCGTGCTGGGCCGTATCGGCGCTGCCGGTGCTGCGGTCGCTTCCGCCCCGGCGGCTGCGCCTGCCGCGACCCCGGCGCCCGCAGCTACTCCGGCTGCCGCTCCGGCTGCGGCGGGTGGTGCCCTGCTCGACGTCAAGACCCCGGTGATGGGCGAGTCGGTGGCCGAAGGCGCCATCTCGCGCTGGGCCAAAAAGGTCGGCGAAGTGGTGAAGAAGGACGAAATTCTCGTCGAAATCGAAACCGATAAGGTTGCTGTCGAAGTGGCCTCGCCGGCCGATGGCGTGATCGCCGAAATCGTCGCCGCAGACGGCGCGACTGTCACGCCGGGTCAGGTCATTGCCCGTATCGCCGCCGGCGCTTCGGCGGGTTCGGTGGCCGCTGCCCCCGCCGCCGCTCCGGCTCCGGTGGCTGCTCCCGCTTCGGCCCCGCAAAAGGCCTCTGAGCACCTGTCGCCTGCCGTTCAGCGTATCGTTTCCGAAACCGGCCTGAGCACTGCCGGTATCGCCGGCACCGGCAAAGACGGCCGCATCACCAAGGGCGACGCCCTCGCCGCCTTGTCCACGCCCTCGGCGGTCGCTGTCGCCCCGGTGGCCGCTGCGCCTTCGGCTCCGGTCGCCCCGCGCGAAGTCGGCCCGCGTGAAGAGCGCGTGAAGATGACCCGCCTGCGTCAGACCATTGCCCGCCGCCTGAAGGAGTCGCAAAACACCGCGGCTCAGCTCACCACCTTCAACGAAGTGGACATGTCCACCGTGATGAGCCTGCGCAACGCCTATAAGGACGTCTTTGAAAAGCGTCACGGTGTGAAGCTGGGCTTTATGTCCTTCTTCGCCAAGGCCGTCGTCGCCGCCCTGAAGGACATTCCGGCGCTCAACGCCGAAATCGAAGGCACGGACATCATCTATAAGAACCACTACGACCTCGGCGTCGCCGTGGGCACGGAAAAGGGTCTGGTCGTGCCGGTCTTGCGTAATGTCGATGACCTGTCGCTGGCGGGTATCGAAAAGGGCATCGCCGCGCTGGGCAAGCAGGCACGTGACGGCACCCTGTCGCTGGATCAGCTTCAAGGCGGCACCTTCACCATCACCAATGGCGGCATCTATGGCTCGCTGATGTCTACGCCTATCCTCAACATGCCGCAGGTCGGTATTCTTGGAATGCACGCCATCAAGGAACGCCCGATGGTCGTCAACGGTCAGATCGTCGCCCGTCCGATGATGTACCTGGCCCTGTCTTACGATCACCGCATCGTGGACGGCAAGGAAGCCGTGACCTTCCTCGTCCGCGTCAAGGAAGGTTTGGAAGACCCGCAACGTTTCGTCCTCGATGTGTAA